In Janthinobacterium rivuli, a single genomic region encodes these proteins:
- the acnA gene encoding aconitate hydratase AcnA, which translates to MSRNTLNTLKDFNISDSKKGKLYSLPALEKSLGINVSRLPVSIRIVLESVLRNCDGKKVTEEHVKQLASWGPTAERTDEIPFVVARVVLQDFTGVPLLADLAAMRNVAAKMGINAKKIEPLVPVDLVVDHSVTIDHYREKKALDLNMKLEFSRNNERYQFMKWGMQAFDTFGVVPPGFGIVHQVNLEYLARGVHHAGKKAGDVYYPDTLVGTDSHTTMINGIGVVGWGVGGIEAEAGMLGQPVYFLTPDVIGVNLSGALREGCTATDLVLTITELLRKEKVVGKFVEFFGEGTESLTLTDRATIANMAPEYGATMGFFPVDEATIDYFKGTGRSKAEIAAFEGYFKAQNLFGVPKAGDIDYTRVVELDLASVAPSLAGPKRPQDRIEIGNVKANFAELFAKPTSENGFNKNPADLNAVYETTNNVKVSNGDVLIAAITSCTNTSNPSVMLAAGLLAKKAVEAGLKVAPHIKTSLAPGSRVVTEYLTAAGLLPYLEKLGFGVTAYGCTTCIGNAGDLTPELNAAIATHDIVASAVLSGNRNFEARIHPNIRSNFLASPPLVVAYAIAGNMTRDLMTEPVGKGKGGKDIYLGDIWPTSAEVSAMMKFAMNAKVFKDNYADVKGAPGKLWEKVTTVSGQVYNWPKSTYIAEPPFFDNFSMTPAAVATGIEGARALGVFGDSITTDHISPAGSIQENGPAGKWLKENGVLKADFNSYGSRRGNHEIMMRGTFANVRIKNRMIPAKADGSAVEGGITIHQPSGEEMSIYDAAMKYVAEGTPTMVFGGEEYGTGSSRDWAAKGTQLLGVKAVITRSFERIHRSNLVGMGVLPLQFIGDDSVQTLGITGKETFDLKGLEGEIKPQQLATLVIHRADGSSQEVKVLLRIDTPIEVDYYKHGGILPFVLRQLLAE; encoded by the coding sequence ATGTCCCGCAACACTCTGAACACGCTCAAGGACTTTAATATTTCGGATAGCAAGAAGGGCAAGCTGTACTCCCTGCCTGCGCTGGAAAAAAGCCTGGGCATCAATGTCTCCCGCCTGCCAGTGTCGATTCGTATCGTGCTCGAATCGGTATTGCGCAACTGCGACGGCAAAAAAGTCACCGAAGAACACGTCAAGCAATTGGCGAGCTGGGGCCCAACCGCCGAGCGCACCGACGAGATCCCGTTCGTAGTGGCGCGCGTCGTGCTGCAGGACTTCACCGGCGTACCATTGCTGGCCGACCTGGCCGCCATGCGCAACGTGGCCGCCAAGATGGGCATCAACGCCAAGAAGATCGAACCACTGGTACCGGTCGACCTGGTGGTCGACCACTCGGTGACCATCGATCACTACCGCGAAAAGAAAGCGCTGGACCTGAACATGAAACTGGAATTCTCGCGTAACAACGAGCGTTACCAGTTCATGAAATGGGGCATGCAAGCCTTCGACACCTTCGGCGTCGTGCCACCAGGCTTCGGCATCGTCCACCAGGTCAACCTGGAATACCTGGCGCGCGGCGTGCACCACGCAGGCAAGAAAGCCGGCGACGTGTACTACCCTGACACCCTGGTCGGCACCGACTCGCACACCACCATGATCAACGGCATCGGCGTGGTCGGCTGGGGCGTGGGCGGCATCGAGGCGGAAGCCGGCATGCTGGGCCAACCGGTCTACTTCCTGACGCCAGACGTGATCGGCGTGAACCTGTCGGGCGCCTTGCGCGAAGGCTGCACCGCCACCGACCTGGTACTGACCATCACCGAACTGCTGCGCAAAGAAAAAGTCGTCGGCAAGTTCGTCGAATTCTTCGGCGAAGGCACCGAATCCTTGACCCTGACCGACCGCGCGACGATCGCCAACATGGCACCGGAATACGGCGCGACCATGGGCTTCTTCCCGGTCGACGAAGCGACCATCGATTACTTCAAGGGCACCGGCCGCAGCAAGGCTGAAATCGCCGCGTTCGAAGGCTACTTCAAGGCGCAAAACCTGTTCGGCGTGCCAAAAGCTGGCGACATCGACTACACCCGCGTGGTGGAACTGGACCTGGCATCGGTTGCTCCGTCGCTGGCCGGCCCGAAACGCCCGCAAGACCGTATCGAAATCGGCAATGTGAAAGCGAACTTCGCCGAACTGTTCGCCAAGCCAACGTCGGAAAACGGCTTCAACAAGAACCCGGCCGACCTGAACGCCGTGTACGAGACCACCAACAACGTGAAAGTGTCGAACGGCGACGTGCTGATCGCCGCGATCACCTCGTGCACCAACACCTCGAACCCGAGCGTGATGCTGGCTGCCGGCCTGCTGGCCAAGAAAGCCGTCGAAGCCGGCCTGAAAGTCGCGCCGCACATCAAGACCTCGCTGGCCCCTGGTTCGCGCGTCGTGACCGAGTACCTGACCGCTGCCGGCCTGCTGCCTTACCTGGAAAAACTGGGCTTCGGCGTGACCGCCTATGGCTGCACCACCTGTATCGGCAATGCGGGCGACCTGACGCCCGAGCTGAACGCAGCGATCGCCACGCACGATATCGTCGCGTCGGCCGTGCTGTCGGGTAACCGTAACTTCGAAGCGCGTATTCACCCGAACATCCGCTCGAACTTCCTCGCTTCGCCACCGCTGGTCGTCGCTTACGCCATCGCCGGCAACATGACGCGCGACCTGATGACGGAACCAGTCGGCAAAGGCAAGGGCGGCAAGGACATCTACCTGGGCGACATCTGGCCAACCTCGGCTGAAGTGTCGGCCATGATGAAGTTCGCCATGAACGCCAAGGTGTTCAAGGACAACTACGCGGACGTCAAGGGCGCACCAGGCAAGCTGTGGGAAAAAGTCACGACCGTTTCCGGTCAAGTCTACAACTGGCCGAAATCGACCTATATCGCGGAACCTCCGTTCTTCGACAACTTCTCGATGACGCCAGCGGCAGTGGCCACCGGCATCGAAGGCGCGCGCGCACTGGGCGTGTTCGGCGATTCCATCACCACCGACCACATCTCGCCAGCCGGCTCGATCCAGGAAAACGGCCCTGCAGGCAAATGGCTGAAGGAAAACGGCGTCCTGAAAGCGGACTTCAATTCCTACGGCTCGCGTCGCGGCAACCATGAAATCATGATGCGCGGCACGTTCGCCAACGTGCGTATCAAAAACCGCATGATCCCTGCCAAGGCAGACGGTTCGGCGGTCGAAGGCGGCATCACGATCCACCAGCCTTCCGGCGAAGAAATGTCGATCTACGACGCAGCGATGAAATATGTTGCTGAAGGCACGCCAACCATGGTCTTCGGCGGCGAAGAGTACGGTACGGGCTCGTCGCGCGACTGGGCGGCAAAAGGTACGCAACTGCTGGGCGTGAAAGCCGTGATCACCCGTTCGTTCGAGCGTATTCACCGCTCGAATCTGGTGGGCATGGGCGTGTTGCCGCTGCAATTCATCGGCGACGACAGCGTGCAAACCCTGGGCATCACCGGCAAGGAAACCTTCGACCTGAAAGGCCTCGAAGGCGAAATCAAGCCACAGCAACTGGCTACCCTGGTGATCCACCGCGCCGACGGCAGCAGCCAGGAAGTCAAAGTCCTGCTGCGCATCGATACGCCGATCGAAGTCGATTACTACAAGCATGGCGGTATCCTGCCATTCGTGCTGCGTCAATTGCTGGCCGAGTAA
- a CDS encoding NADPH-dependent FMN reductase has product MHTPITILAIAGSLRAASLNTALLRAIATLAPAPFDIRIYPGLGQLPLFNPDLDADSLPAVTGLRDAIIAADVLMLASPEYAHGVSGPMKNALDWMVGNESFIDKPLALLNASPRATHAQAALRETVRTMSARLIDDACISLPLLGSGLGAEGIAADPALRRAILDMLQCIRSFS; this is encoded by the coding sequence ATGCACACGCCCATCACCATCCTCGCCATCGCCGGCAGCCTGCGCGCCGCCTCGCTGAACACCGCCCTGCTGCGCGCCATCGCCACGCTTGCCCCAGCGCCATTCGACATCCGCATTTATCCGGGACTCGGGCAATTACCGCTGTTCAATCCCGACCTCGACGCCGACAGCCTGCCGGCCGTGACGGGCCTGCGCGACGCGATCATCGCGGCCGACGTGCTGATGCTGGCCAGTCCCGAGTATGCGCACGGCGTGAGCGGCCCCATGAAAAACGCGCTGGACTGGATGGTGGGAAATGAATCGTTCATCGACAAGCCGCTGGCGCTGCTGAACGCCTCGCCGCGCGCCACGCATGCACAGGCGGCGCTGCGCGAAACGGTGCGCACCATGTCGGCGCGCCTGATCGACGACGCCTGCATCAGCCTGCCCCTGCTGGGGTCGGGTCTCGGTGCGGAAGGCATCGCCGCGGACCCAGCATTGCGCCGGGCCATCCTCGATATGCTGCAGTGCATCAGGTCATTTTCATGA
- a CDS encoding DUF3563 family protein, translating into MSTAFTYHTTQNSNIVGTLVHAAKRVGAWLNQSSDRRERAYEEAYLAESTDRYDLEYRMRELARANPQPSWMSGLSR; encoded by the coding sequence ATGTCTACCGCATTTACTTACCACACCACGCAAAACAGCAATATCGTCGGCACCCTGGTCCACGCCGCCAAACGCGTCGGCGCCTGGCTGAACCAAAGCAGCGACCGCCGCGAACGCGCTTACGAAGAAGCGTATCTGGCCGAATCGACCGACCGTTACGACCTGGAATACCGCATGCGCGAACTGGCCCGTGCCAATCCACAGCCTAGCTGGATGAGCGGTCTGAGCCGTTAA
- a CDS encoding LysR substrate-binding domain-containing protein: protein MDIRSLRYFVETVRLSSFTQAAESLHLTQSTISKMVRQLEDEVGAQLLVRDGRKLTLTDTGRIVYQHGQEMLANMRQLTLEVRDTQTLQRGSLTVGIPPMINVLFTPVLKAFRARHPHISLTLQEDTGQQIERKVAAGELEIGMTVLPADPELDLVAVEVANYPIWALAEPGTFQKNRTTLPFKALADLPLVLLKDDFALTRSLRQHFAQAGFEPTIAAQSGQWDWLVAMASAGLGVALLPEPFIHRLAGEPLEAVRIVEPEVAWQVAHVWSGRYLSHAARAWLEVCQDVLGTQFAH from the coding sequence TTGGATATCCGTTCCCTGCGCTATTTCGTCGAAACCGTGCGCCTGTCGAGCTTTACGCAGGCGGCCGAATCGCTGCACCTGACCCAATCGACCATCAGCAAGATGGTGCGCCAGCTGGAAGATGAAGTGGGCGCGCAGCTGCTGGTGCGCGACGGGCGCAAGCTGACCCTGACGGACACGGGCCGCATCGTCTACCAGCACGGCCAGGAAATGCTGGCGAACATGCGCCAGCTGACCCTTGAAGTGCGCGACACGCAAACGTTGCAGCGCGGCAGCCTGACGGTCGGCATCCCGCCCATGATCAATGTGCTGTTCACACCTGTATTAAAGGCGTTCCGCGCGCGCCATCCGCATATCAGCCTGACCTTGCAGGAAGACACGGGCCAGCAGATCGAGCGCAAGGTGGCGGCCGGCGAGCTGGAAATCGGCATGACGGTGCTGCCGGCCGACCCGGAACTCGACCTCGTGGCCGTGGAAGTGGCCAACTACCCGATCTGGGCCCTGGCCGAACCGGGCACCTTCCAGAAAAACCGCACGACACTGCCCTTCAAGGCGCTGGCCGACTTGCCGCTGGTGCTGTTAAAAGATGATTTCGCGCTCACGCGCAGCCTGCGCCAGCATTTCGCGCAAGCGGGCTTTGAGCCGACGATTGCGGCCCAGAGCGGCCAGTGGGACTGGCTGGTGGCCATGGCCTCGGCGGGCCTGGGCGTGGCCCTGCTGCCGGAGCCGTTCATCCACCGCCTGGCCGGCGAGCCGCTTGAGGCCGTGCGCATCGTCGAGCCGGAGGTGGCGTGGCAGGTGGCGCACGTCTGGAGCGGGCGCTATCTGTCGCATGCGGCACGCGCCTGGCTTGAGGTATGCCAGGACGTGCTGGGCACCCAGTTCGCGCACTGA
- the fucP gene encoding L-fucose:H+ symporter permease produces the protein MEHVKQGLGASRAQAGTQNNTGALIIVTVLFFMWGLLTSLNDVLIPHLRSIYTLTYVQAMLVQFCFFGAYAIVSLPAGMLIKKIGYQRGVVAGLLIAAAGCAMFYPASTGSYALFLLSFFILAAGITVLQVAANPYVTELGDPQTASSRLTLTQAFNALGTTVAPALGGMLILSGTVLTVQQFDLLPAAEQLAYRAKEAASVQGPYLVLAATLVILAVLFALAKLPKISHADDAAALAQAGNKVSIWSHRHLVLGALAIFLYVGGEVSIGSFLINFLGESHIAGLSHADAAYFVSYYWGGAMLGRFVGFAVMRYVSPGKTLAFNAAVVIALILVAVFSSGHTAMWALIAVGLFNSIMFPTIFSMALNKLGAQTGQGSGILCMAIVGGAIVPFIQGFLADHINLQLSFLVPALCYTFILYFGWKYASMYKDDAK, from the coding sequence ATGGAACACGTAAAGCAGGGGCTGGGCGCATCGCGCGCACAGGCCGGCACGCAAAACAATACAGGCGCCCTGATCATTGTCACGGTGCTGTTTTTCATGTGGGGGCTGCTGACCTCGCTCAATGATGTGCTGATCCCCCATCTGCGTTCGATCTACACCCTGACGTATGTCCAGGCGATGCTGGTGCAGTTCTGCTTCTTTGGCGCCTACGCCATCGTCTCGCTGCCGGCAGGCATGCTGATCAAGAAAATCGGCTATCAGCGCGGCGTCGTCGCCGGCCTGCTGATCGCGGCCGCCGGCTGCGCCATGTTTTACCCGGCGTCCACCGGCAGCTATGCGCTGTTCCTCTTGTCCTTCTTCATCCTGGCGGCCGGCATCACCGTGCTGCAGGTGGCGGCCAACCCGTACGTGACGGAACTGGGCGACCCGCAGACGGCGTCGAGCCGCTTGACCCTGACGCAAGCGTTTAACGCGCTGGGCACCACCGTGGCGCCTGCGCTGGGCGGCATGCTGATTTTGTCGGGCACCGTGCTGACGGTGCAGCAGTTCGACCTGCTGCCGGCCGCCGAGCAACTGGCTTACCGCGCCAAGGAAGCGGCTTCCGTGCAAGGCCCGTACCTGGTGCTGGCCGCCACCCTGGTGATCCTGGCGGTGCTGTTCGCGCTGGCAAAATTGCCAAAGATTTCGCATGCCGACGATGCGGCCGCCCTGGCGCAGGCTGGCAACAAGGTCTCGATCTGGTCGCACCGCCACCTGGTGCTGGGCGCGCTGGCCATCTTCCTGTATGTGGGCGGTGAAGTCAGCATCGGCAGCTTCCTGATCAACTTCCTGGGCGAGAGCCATATCGCGGGCCTGAGCCACGCCGACGCCGCCTATTTCGTCAGCTATTACTGGGGGGGCGCCATGCTGGGCCGCTTCGTCGGCTTTGCAGTGATGCGCTATGTCAGCCCGGGTAAGACCCTGGCCTTCAACGCCGCCGTCGTCATCGCGCTGATCCTCGTCGCCGTGTTCTCCAGCGGTCACACGGCCATGTGGGCCTTGATCGCCGTCGGCCTGTTCAATTCCATCATGTTCCCGACCATCTTCAGCATGGCCTTGAACAAGCTGGGCGCGCAAACGGGACAAGGTTCGGGCATCCTGTGCATGGCCATCGTCGGCGGCGCCATCGTGCCGTTCATCCAGGGCTTCCTGGCCGACCACATCAACCTGCAACTGTCCTTCCTCGTGCCGGCCCTGTGCTACACCTTCATTCTGTACTTCGGCTGGAAATACGCCAGCATGTACAAGGACGACGCCAAGTAA
- a CDS encoding TetR/AcrR family transcriptional regulator, with translation MDKKLTNIQERKLREAQARREHIINVVKDLIKKGGARAVSIRKVAEAAGFSTTVVYALFRDKATLIAQAMDKDLLELVHAMRTACATSMDPWERISLIGRAYIEYGFQHPDEYSLIFMELRPHAEVDAVEVEHGNIEQDPYAYALHLFTELAQAGQVRQDPPALHTMTQIFWQSLHGLVSLRIVMDAGDPWTPHPEMNAHIDDLLAVVTTGIRLRFAPAS, from the coding sequence GTGGACAAGAAGTTAACTAACATCCAGGAAAGAAAGTTACGCGAGGCGCAGGCGCGGCGCGAGCACATCATCAACGTCGTCAAAGATCTCATCAAGAAGGGTGGCGCGCGCGCCGTCTCCATCCGCAAGGTGGCCGAGGCGGCCGGCTTTTCCACCACCGTCGTGTACGCCCTGTTCCGCGACAAGGCCACCCTGATCGCCCAGGCCATGGACAAGGATTTGCTGGAACTGGTGCACGCCATGCGCACGGCCTGCGCCACCAGCATGGACCCATGGGAACGTATCAGCCTGATCGGCCGCGCCTACATCGAGTACGGCTTCCAGCATCCCGACGAGTACTCGCTGATCTTCATGGAGCTGCGTCCGCACGCGGAAGTCGACGCCGTCGAAGTGGAGCACGGCAATATCGAGCAAGACCCGTACGCCTATGCGCTGCACCTGTTTACCGAACTGGCGCAAGCGGGCCAGGTACGCCAGGATCCGCCGGCACTGCACACGATGACGCAAATCTTCTGGCAATCGCTGCACGGCCTCGTGTCGCTGCGCATCGTCATGGATGCGGGCGACCCATGGACGCCGCACCCGGAAATGAACGCACATATCGACGACTTGCTGGCCGTCGTCACGACAGGCATCCGCCTGCGCTTTGCACCGGCTTCCTGA
- a CDS encoding DUF2863 family protein: protein MRRPSKDSSHKLTADSQRLVTFAQAIVQAASRLEERSWEHSLDTQLQKLLKTGHQDTIDNTLGSLFKDDLNAYDVLMDCVEAVSESTVVTHEDVRYDALLVAVPILAWTRFSIASGPMAGDAHSVLSAHFAAHLLADGTKMAMAPTLYSIDQLPRSHVETYAKTQKLALAALKGTAVKPSGKEAETAPFLADTRYLLVAVVAPSGAPLFRWQTPSSQLDFIAERSAALEQWRTQATPTFARLLPGCGLELLLPEAYYVACREADKLIRPVSVRAAVHYLTHTLAIEPSELRAVIAGFGEEAADGQVDEYRIAFTLRQAPDVIYGIVWPLYGQEDEDGTPIEGLIQVGIAALDKQKTPVDEIIEHLNAAGVTQIKRHAERFVGEYCDDCGAPLFADPVGELAHAEMPEDTPQGTEHFH from the coding sequence ATGCGTCGTCCTTCCAAAGATTCATCCCATAAACTGACTGCCGACAGCCAGCGCCTGGTCACCTTTGCCCAGGCGATCGTACAGGCAGCCAGCCGTCTCGAAGAGCGGTCCTGGGAACACAGCCTGGATACGCAGCTCCAGAAATTACTCAAAACCGGCCACCAGGACACCATCGACAACACCCTGGGCAGCCTGTTCAAGGATGACTTGAACGCTTATGACGTGCTGATGGACTGCGTTGAAGCCGTCAGCGAATCGACCGTCGTCACGCATGAAGACGTGCGCTACGACGCCCTGCTCGTCGCCGTGCCCATCCTCGCGTGGACGCGCTTTTCCATCGCCTCCGGCCCCATGGCCGGCGACGCGCACAGCGTACTGTCGGCGCATTTCGCCGCCCACCTGCTGGCCGATGGCACGAAGATGGCCATGGCGCCAACGCTCTACTCGATCGACCAGTTGCCGCGCAGCCACGTCGAGACCTATGCCAAGACGCAGAAGCTGGCACTGGCCGCGCTGAAAGGCACGGCCGTCAAGCCGTCAGGCAAAGAGGCGGAAACGGCGCCCTTCCTGGCCGACACGCGCTACCTGCTGGTGGCCGTGGTGGCGCCAAGCGGCGCGCCGCTGTTCCGCTGGCAGACGCCTTCGAGCCAGCTCGACTTCATCGCCGAACGCAGCGCCGCTCTGGAACAATGGCGCACGCAGGCGACGCCGACGTTCGCCCGCCTGCTGCCCGGCTGCGGCCTGGAATTGCTGCTGCCGGAAGCGTATTACGTGGCCTGCCGCGAAGCGGACAAGCTGATACGCCCCGTCTCCGTGCGCGCCGCCGTGCACTATCTGACGCATACCCTGGCCATCGAGCCGTCGGAATTGCGCGCCGTCATCGCCGGTTTTGGCGAGGAAGCGGCCGATGGCCAGGTCGATGAGTACCGCATCGCCTTCACCCTGCGCCAGGCGCCGGACGTCATCTACGGCATCGTCTGGCCTTTGTACGGCCAGGAAGACGAGGATGGCACGCCGATCGAAGGCCTGATCCAGGTCGGCATCGCCGCGCTGGACAAGCAAAAGACGCCCGTCGATGAAATCATCGAGCACCTGAACGCGGCCGGCGTGACGCAGATCAAGCGCCACGCGGAACGCTTTGTCGGTGAATACTGCGACGATTGCGGCGCACCCCTGTTTGCCGATCCTGTCGGCGAGCTGGCGCATGCGGAAATGCCGGAAGATACGCCGCAAGGCACGGAACACTTCCATTAA
- a CDS encoding M14 family metallopeptidase: MTIKISQNFDSGAIDVVSAASAGAIDLNLRKDSHADIHQWFHFRLQGARGQACTMRFLNAGQATYPAGYEDYQAVASYDSENWFRVPTAFDGQVMTISHTPELDSVYYAYFEPYSWERHLRLLGEVAEHPLARVSDLGSTVDGRDMNMVTIGNPQAEKKIWVIARQHPGESMAEWFVEGLIDSLLDDANPIARKLLQRAVFHIVPNMNPDGSIRGNLRTNAAGANLNREWMTPSLESSPEVLCVKNKIHETGVDMFFDIHGDEALPYNFVAGNEMLENFTPAQAAHQKAFIERYKQASPDFQDKFGYAASKYKSDMLTLASKYIGHHFGCLALTLEMPFKENADLPDPAVGWNGARSAALGAAMLQPILLSLD, encoded by the coding sequence ATGACCATTAAAATCAGCCAGAACTTCGACTCGGGCGCCATCGACGTGGTGAGCGCCGCCAGTGCCGGCGCCATCGACCTGAACTTGCGCAAGGATAGCCACGCCGACATCCACCAGTGGTTCCACTTCCGCCTGCAGGGCGCGCGGGGCCAGGCATGCACGATGCGCTTCCTGAACGCGGGCCAGGCCACCTATCCTGCCGGCTATGAAGACTACCAGGCCGTGGCCAGCTACGACAGCGAAAACTGGTTCCGCGTACCGACGGCGTTCGATGGCCAGGTCATGACGATCTCGCACACGCCTGAACTCGACAGCGTGTACTACGCCTACTTCGAGCCGTATTCGTGGGAACGCCATTTGCGCCTGCTGGGTGAAGTGGCCGAGCATCCGCTGGCGCGCGTGTCCGACCTGGGCAGCACGGTCGACGGCCGCGACATGAACATGGTTACCATCGGCAACCCGCAGGCGGAAAAGAAAATCTGGGTCATCGCACGCCAGCATCCGGGCGAATCGATGGCCGAATGGTTCGTCGAAGGCTTGATCGACTCGCTGCTCGACGACGCCAACCCGATCGCACGCAAGCTCTTGCAGCGCGCCGTGTTCCACATCGTGCCGAACATGAATCCGGACGGCTCCATCCGCGGCAACCTGCGCACGAATGCGGCAGGCGCCAACCTGAACCGCGAATGGATGACGCCTTCGCTGGAGTCCAGCCCGGAAGTGCTGTGCGTGAAAAACAAGATCCACGAAACGGGCGTCGACATGTTCTTCGACATCCACGGCGATGAAGCGCTGCCGTACAACTTTGTGGCCGGCAACGAAATGCTGGAAAACTTCACGCCGGCGCAAGCGGCGCACCAGAAAGCCTTCATCGAGCGCTACAAGCAGGCCAGCCCCGACTTCCAGGACAAGTTCGGCTATGCGGCCAGCAAGTACAAGTCGGACATGCTGACCCTGGCGTCGAAATACATCGGCCACCACTTCGGCTGCCTGGCGCTGACCCTGGAAATGCCGTTCAAGGAAAACGCCGACTTGCCGGATCCAGCCGTCGGCTGGAACGGCGCGCGCAGCGCGGCCCTGGGCGCGGCCATGCTGCAGCCTATCCTGCTGTCGCTGGATTGA
- a CDS encoding CYTH domain-containing protein, translating to MGIEIERKFLLAGDAWRGLGQPVLLRQGYLSSARERVVRVRIEGGQAMLTIKGANVGATRGEWEYPIPLADAAELLDGLCEQPLIEKYRHRIEHAGMVWEVDEFLGANAGLVVAEIELASEDQAFEKPEWIGAEVSGDVRYYNANLIRHPFSQW from the coding sequence ATGGGTATCGAGATCGAGCGTAAATTTTTGCTGGCCGGCGACGCCTGGCGCGGCCTGGGCCAGCCGGTCCTGCTGCGCCAGGGTTATCTGTCGTCCGCGCGCGAGCGCGTGGTGCGCGTGCGCATCGAGGGCGGGCAAGCGATGCTGACCATCAAGGGCGCGAACGTGGGTGCAACACGCGGCGAGTGGGAGTATCCGATTCCGCTGGCCGACGCGGCCGAACTGCTCGACGGCCTGTGCGAACAGCCGCTGATCGAAAAGTATCGCCACCGCATCGAACACGCGGGCATGGTGTGGGAAGTCGACGAGTTCCTGGGCGCCAATGCGGGCCTGGTGGTGGCCGAGATCGAACTGGCCTCGGAAGACCAGGCCTTCGAGAAACCGGAGTGGATCGGCGCGGAAGTGTCGGGCGATGTCCGCTATTACAACGCGAATCTGATCCGCCATCCGTTTTCACAGTGGTGA
- a CDS encoding acetyl-CoA hydrolase/transferase family protein: MYEDRIRHPGLLGKIMSADEAAKLFHNGMRVGMSGFTRAGDAKALPRALAERALQDPLSLTLITGASLGNGSDGLMAEAGVLARRMPFQVDPVLRGKINSGEVMFIDQHLSETAEQLRSGNLAAVDIAVIEATAITAAGAIIPTMSVGNSAAFAQQATQVIIEINLSTPLALEGLHDIYIPQNLPGREPIPLTRVDQRLGSTAIAIDPARIAAIVITDSPDSPSNALPPDEETQAIAGHVIAFLEGEVAAGRMGPELLPLQAGIGTIANAVLHGLIGSPFQNMTMYSEVLQDSAIELLDSGQLAFASASSITLSAAVHQKLMDNIDHYRSKIVLRPQEISNHPEIVRRLGIIALNTALEFDIYGNVNSTHVCGTHMMNGIGGSGDFARNGQVSMFVSKSAAKGGRISSVVPMVSHVDHTEHDVDVLVTEWGFADLRGLAPRERAPLIIERCTHPAYRDQLRAYYDAACQRGGHTPHILEQALSWHTRYQETQSMLEAQ, encoded by the coding sequence ATGTACGAGGACCGTATCCGCCACCCAGGCTTGCTCGGCAAAATCATGAGCGCCGATGAGGCAGCCAAATTGTTCCACAACGGCATGCGTGTCGGCATGAGCGGTTTTACCCGTGCCGGCGACGCCAAGGCCCTGCCGCGCGCACTGGCCGAGCGCGCCCTGCAAGATCCATTAAGCCTGACCCTGATCACGGGCGCGTCGCTGGGCAATGGCAGCGACGGCCTGATGGCCGAGGCGGGCGTGCTGGCGCGCCGCATGCCGTTCCAGGTCGACCCTGTGCTGCGTGGCAAGATCAACAGCGGCGAAGTCATGTTCATCGACCAGCACCTGTCGGAAACGGCCGAGCAACTGCGCTCGGGCAACCTGGCCGCCGTCGATATCGCCGTCATCGAAGCAACAGCCATCACGGCGGCCGGCGCCATCATCCCGACCATGTCGGTGGGTAACTCCGCCGCGTTTGCCCAGCAGGCCACGCAGGTGATCATCGAGATCAACCTGTCCACGCCGCTGGCGCTGGAAGGCTTGCACGACATCTATATTCCACAAAATTTGCCGGGGCGCGAACCGATTCCCCTCACGCGCGTCGACCAGCGCCTGGGCAGCACGGCGATTGCCATCGATCCGGCCCGCATCGCCGCCATCGTCATTACGGACAGCCCCGACAGCCCATCGAACGCCTTGCCGCCCGACGAAGAGACGCAAGCCATTGCCGGCCACGTGATCGCCTTCCTGGAGGGCGAAGTGGCGGCTGGACGCATGGGCCCGGAATTGCTGCCCCTGCAGGCGGGCATCGGCACCATCGCCAACGCCGTGCTGCATGGCCTGATCGGCTCGCCTTTCCAGAACATGACGATGTATTCGGAAGTGTTGCAGGACAGCGCCATTGAGCTGCTCGATTCGGGCCAGCTGGCGTTCGCCTCGGCCTCGTCGATCACCCTGTCTGCCGCCGTGCATCAAAAGCTGATGGACAATATCGACCATTACCGCTCGAAAATCGTGCTGCGCCCGCAAGAGATCAGCAACCATCCGGAAATCGTGCGCCGCCTGGGCATCATCGCCCTGAATACGGCGCTGGAATTCGATATCTACGGCAACGTCAATTCCACGCATGTGTGCGGCACGCACATGATGAACGGCATTGGAGGCTCGGGCGACTTCGCGCGCAATGGGCAAGTATCGATGTTCGTGTCGAAATCGGCAGCCAAGGGGGGGCGCATTTCCAGCGTCGTGCCGATGGTCTCGCATGTGGACCATACGGAGCATGACGTCGATGTGCTGGTGACGGAGTGGGGTTTTGCCGACTTGCGTGGCCTGGCGCCGCGCGAACGGGCGCCGTTGATCATCGAGCGCTGCACGCATCCCGCTTACCGCGATCAATTGCGCGCGTATTACGACGCGGCATGCCAGCGCGGCGGTCATACGCCGCACATCCTGGAACAGGCGCTGTCGTGGCATACGCGCTATCAGGAAACGCAGAGCATGCTCGAAGCGCAGTAA